One window of Trifolium pratense cultivar HEN17-A07 linkage group LG5, ARS_RC_1.1, whole genome shotgun sequence genomic DNA carries:
- the LOC123885732 gene encoding F-box/kelch-repeat protein At3g23880-like yields MAPSPVFFPEDLIGEIFSVLPVKSILRFRCLSKSYDTLISHPVFVKLHLKKSTLQNPQFLLITDHDVRIPGPGFSPDGSDAEYDRDRGIIPYSIRSLFENPSFTISVDPFYLMENKGCSRIVGSCNGLICLAGDSYDEYQKYWLRLWNPATRIISPTFGYFHEECNPRDEDIPFLFDGYYKFSFGCDNSTDTYKVVAYRYNKRQRRSNVRILSLGDNVWRDIESFPVDPILLDSPCQDFEYDGLYFRSTINWLAIPNEIDYNVYDTKDIPVEQFVIVSLDLMTETYNRYLLPRDFDEMPHRIPTICLLGDSLCFSYFYKKTDFIIWQMKKFGVEDSWTQFLKVSCHNLQIDDDLSDEHFIKYSLRLEPLFLSEDGDTLVLDYCQDFQAIIYNRRNNRVERTNITALRRINDDGIGRCTSKYYFESLVSVF; encoded by the coding sequence ATGGCTCCGTCGCCGGTATTCTTCCCCGAAGATCTGATCGGCGAGATCTTTTCCGTTCTTCCTGTAAAATCTATTCTACGATTTAGGTGTCTTAGCAAGTCTTATGACACTCTCATTTCCCATCCTGTCTTTGTGAAATTGCACCTCAAGAAATCAACATTACAAAATCCTCAGTTCTTACTAATCACAGATCACGACGTAAGAATCCCAGGCCCAGGATTTTCACCCGATGGCAGTGACGCCGAATATGATAGAGATCGCGGTATCATTCCTTACTCCATACGTAGTTTATTTGAGAATCCATCATTCACCATTTCCGTTGATCCTTTCTACTTGATGGAAAACAAAGGATGCTCTCGCATAGTTGGATCTTGCAATGGACTTATCTGTTTGGCCGGTGATTCTTACGACGAGTATCAAAAGTATTGGCTTCGTTTATGGAACCCGGCCACCAGAATAATATCTCCAACATTTGGATATTTTCATGAAGAGTGCAATCCTCGAGATGAAGATATTCCTTTTCTTTTTGATGGTTATTACAAATTCAGCTTCGGTTGTGATAATTCAACTGACACTTATAAGGTGGTGGCATACCGTTACAATAAACGTCAACGGAGAAGCAATGTGAGGATTCTTAGTTTGGGCGATAACGTTTGGAGAGATATTGAAAGTTTCCCTGTTGATCCTATTCTTTTGGACAGTCCCTGTCAAGATTTCGAGTATGATGGTTTGTATTTCAGAAGCACTATTAACTGGTTGGCTATTCCAAATGAAATTGATTATAATGTGTATGATACTAAAGATATTCCTGTTGAGCAATTTGTTATTGTTTCGCTTGATTTGATGACGGAGACATACAATCGGTACTTATTGCCTCGTGATTTTGATGAAATGCCACATAGAATTCCAACTATTTGTTTGTTGGGGGACtctctttgtttttcttatttttacaaGAAAACTGATTTCATTATATGGCAGATGAAGAAATTTGGGGTTGAAGATTCTTGGACTCAATTCCTTAAAGTTAGTTGTCACAATCTTCAAATTGATGATGACCTTAGTGATGAACATTTCATAAAGTATTCTTTAAGATTGGAGCCTTTGTTTCTTTCTGAGGACGGTGATACACTGGTACTAGATTATTGTCAAGATTTCCAAGCAATTATCTATAATCGGAGAAATAATAGAGTAGAGCGAACAAACATTACTGCACTTAGAAGAATTAATGATGATGGTATTGGTCGGTGCACATCCAAGTACTATTTTGAAAGCTTAGTTTCAGTTTTTTGA